In Mesotoga sp. Brook.08.105.5.1, the sequence CGACATCAAGGTTCTCTCGAACTTCCAGAATATCAGTGATATCGAGGTGAACGCAGCTCAAAGAGTAAGCAAAGTCGTTCTTCAGAAATCACTTCGCGAGGGTTTTGCTTTGACTGTGAGCGAGGCAATGTGGAAGAAGACTCCCGTAGTTGGGGGAAACGTTGGAGGCATTCCTCTTCAGGTTCACCACGGAATTAACGGCTATCTCGTTGAAAGCGTTGAAGATACCATTGAGTACACTGGAAGAATACTTGATGATCCCGGTCTTGCAAAGGAAATGGGGAACAAGGGATATGAAATAGTGAAGAAAGACTTCCTAAGTACGAGACATCTACATCAATATCTTCAACTTTTCCGAGATCTTACGAATTGAGAAGGCCCCCGTCCCGGCCATATGCGGAACGGGGAGCTTCATATCAGAGGAGCTTCTCCACCTTTCTTCTTTCAAGATTCTCGTATATGGGCAGACCATGTAGATAGAGATTTGGAGCTTCACCCTGTATGAGCGGTAGTGCATAGGATCTGAACTCCTCAGTAACGTGAAATCCGTCTTCCGAGATGAATTCTTTAGGAAGGTCTTTCGTTCCGTTGGCGATCCTCTCCAGATCAACTGTGCAGTATTTCTTCAGATAGGGCCTATTACTTAATCGGCGAATTGAGACCATCACTCCGCTTACCCCTTCTAGTGCTTCCCTGACTGCTAGTGCTCCTACCTCAACTGCTTCTTGCCAATCTATAAGGCTTGCAATGTGTCTTGAAGACCTCTGAAGATAATCCGGGATAGCGACATGCACTTTGCACTTCAAGGAATCGCGAATTGTCTTTTCGAGGTATTGCCCTATCTTCCCGAGCTGCACATTTCCGAAGGAATCGTAGTATCCGGCAGTAGATATGTATGATCCATCAGGCCTCTTAAGAGCCTCTGACGCAACGATCGAACAATAGCCCTCTCTTACGATTACATCATCTACTTTTGCAATGAAGGCATCTTCGTTGAAGGGTACTTCCGGGAAAAGTATGATCTGAGGACCGTGGAATCGGTCACTACTTGCAAGTGAACCTGAAGCAGCAAGCCAGCCTGAATGACGCCCCATAGACTCCATAATGAAAACCTTTGTGGAATCGCTGTACATTGATCTCTTATCTCTCGTCGCCTCCATTATCGAAATCGCAGTGAATCTTGCAGCGGAACCATATCCAGGACAGTGATCGGTTTCCATGAGATCATTATCAACAGTCTTGGGTATTCCTATCACTTGCAATGGAATGCCGAGTTCTTTTGCTTTGTTATCGATCTTGTTGGCGGTATCCATTGAATCATTGCCCCCGTTATAGAAGAAGTAACGGATGGAATGAGCGTCGAAGACTCTGAACAATCTATCGAAGTCCTCATCGCTGTCGATTTTCGTTCTGCAAGAGCCGAATACCGCGCCAGGAGTGTAGGGAATCCTGTCTATCTCACTCCGTGTTTCTTCCGTCAAGTCAAGAAGCTCTTCGTTGAGGATTCCTTTGATACCATTTATTCCGGCAAATATCCTGTCGATTCCTTCACTCTCAAGCGCCGCAACAATCGTCCCATAAGCTGATGCGTTGATTACGGATGTAACGCCCCCGGATTGAGCATATAACGCGTTTTTCACTTTCATGATCCACCTCCCCCCATCATTTCGTAACTATGATATCAGACACACTAAACCGGAGGGAAGTTGCTCACTCGCTGTAGCATCAACTAGTAGGGTTGAAAAGAGCTCGTGCCAGCTTGCTTTGTCTGAAATGCTTCATACTCATAGATTAGATCTATGGCATCTTTCCTGTAAAAAATTCTCGTAATAAGCAAGGACAAAATGCTTACCGCAACGCTAAAATGAGAAAAGGAATCCATAACTGCCATGGACTCCTTCCTTTGTTCTGAAATAGTCGATAGAGCTCGATTTTTGGAAAGTCTACTAGACAGAAACGAACAAGCGATTATATTCCTTTAGACCTAAAGCCAATACTTCAATGGCGATCTTCATCTTTTCTGAAGAAAGAACATAAGCAATCCTAACTTCTTTTCGTCCAATGCCTTCACTCGAATAGAATCCCTCCAGCGGCGCCACCATTACAGTGCTTCCATCATAGGAAAAGTCTGTAAGCATCCATTTGACGAATTCTTCAGCGTCTTCAACAGGAAGCTTGACCGAGATATAGAAAGCACCAGAGGGTTTTTGCATCTCTATTCCATCGATTTTGCTCAGTTCTTTAAAGACCACATTTCTTCTGAGTTCATACTCTCTTCTCACCGAATCAGTGTATTCTTTACCAAGCGTTAGAAGGCCAATTGTTCCAAGCTGAGCAATGGTTGGAGGAGATAATCTTGCCTGAGCAAACTTCATCATTGTTCTGTAAAGCTCACTGTTTTTTGTTGCCACACAACCAATTCTTGCGCCACAGCTGCTGAATCTCTTAGAAATACTATCAACGATAATTATGTCCTGTCCTGAATCAAGCGTCATTATTGAAGAAGGCTTTATTTCATCAAAAACGATTTCTCGATACACCTCGTCGCAGATAATATATAGATCATTTCTTCTTGCGAAGTCGATAAGTCTCCTTAACTCACGCTCTGTATAAACTACTCCCGTGGGATTAGAAGGATTTGAGAATAGAATCGCCCTCGTCCTTTTTGTCAAGGCCTTTGATAGTTCTTCGTCAGCGGGCAGCCGATATCCGTTTGATATTTTCGACGTAGCGGACCTCACATTGAGTCCCAGCATGTTGGCAAAGCCTTTGTAATTTGCGTAGAATGGCTCGATCAACATAATCTCATCGCCAGGATCAGCGACAGCAGCAAGGGCGAAAAGAATCGCCTCGCTGCCACCCGAAGTGACAAGAAGCTCATCGGCCGAAACGTCTATTTCCCATGACTGGAAATAGTCTGAAAAAGCTTGCTTTAGCTCTCTTATTCCATCTGAAGGCGAGTATGAGACTACAGAATCTGATAGCTTATTCATGTAATCATAAAACACTCTTGGAGTTTCAATGTCAGGCTGACCGATATTGAGATGATAGACTTTCACACCTTTCTCCTTCGCTTTCTGTGCAAAAGGCACTAGTTTTCTTATAGGAGAAGATGGCATAAGAATTCCGCGTTTCGATATTTCCATGATTTGCCCCCTTAAGTCAAAATGATAACCTTTCTGAATCATTATACAATAAGTAGATCTGAGCATAAAGGGTAACGTTAGCCCTTCAGAAGGCGTTAGTTGGATTTCCAGTTGCATCATCTAGCGAAAAAGGCTGCATACGCAGCCTTCGTTATGAATAGCATCAAAACCTGTTTTCTAGTGACAAGAACAAATGATTATTTTCTTCTGTCCTCGAATGATACCTCAACTAGATTAAGGGTTCTATCTGTCTCGAGTTCGAGTCCCTTCTGATCTCCTGATGGAGTTCTCTTCAATTCTTTTTCAATCATGTAACAAACCTCCTGTATTCATCTTCTCCCCCGCTACCAAACTTATTATAGCATACTTCAGTACTAAGCGAAAGGAATAGAGAGCGCCAACAAGATAATAGCTCATAATCAAGTCTAGTTGGTATTAATATCCCTTGAACCCGAAAGGCAACCTAAGATGGCAAACAGTGAGTATATTATCTTACGGTTATTGTAAAAGCAGCTGTAGCCTCCCCGCCTTTGAGATCACTAGCTCTAAGCATAACTGTGCTTGATCCAAGTGTTTCAGGAATGAATGAGTAGATGCTACCGGTCAACACTCCAGGTCCATAGATTAGTTCGTATCTAAGATAGTCTCCGTCGGGGTCGCTGCTGAACTGTCTCAAGTCAAGCCGAAGAGTTCTTGAGATTATTGTGGTTTGATCTGGAATATTGAATTCGGGCGGCCTGTTCGTATCTGTAACGAGCACGTCAAAAGAAGCATTTGCCGTACCTCCCTTACCGTCTGATGCACTTACGACGAATGTGTAGAAGCCGTAATCCTCGTACCCAGGTTCAATTATCAGCCTGCTTCCTTCAATCGTTCCCATTCCCTGAACGATCTCAAATGATAGATTGTCATTGTCCGGATCAGATGAGTATTCATTCAGATCAACAACAAGTCTAGAACCTTCTGCTATCGTGAACCCTGGTATGTTCAAAACAGGGGGTCTATTGCTCTCTCTGACATCAATTCTTACCGTTGCTCTTGCCGATCCGCCCTTTCCATCGCTCACTGAAACAACCGCTTCGTAGCTTCCCGCGCTGCCATAGTCTGCGTCAAAAGTGTAAGTTCTTCCCTGAATTGTTCCCGGACCTGAAACTAGTGAGTAGTTAAGCGGGTCATTATCTGGATCGGAAGCGTGATCTGAAAGGTTAATCGTCAGCCTTTCTCCCTCAGAAATCCTCCTCGGAAGAATTGAGATCACAGGCGGGTTATTTGTTTGACTTACATTGAATGTCACTGTTCTGTCTACCGATCCGCCCTTTCCATCGGAGGCTCTGATAGTTGC encodes:
- a CDS encoding 6-phosphofructokinase, producing MKNALYAQSGGVTSVINASAYGTIVAALESEGIDRIFAGINGIKGILNEELLDLTEETRSEIDRIPYTPGAVFGSCRTKIDSDEDFDRLFRVFDAHSIRYFFYNGGNDSMDTANKIDNKAKELGIPLQVIGIPKTVDNDLMETDHCPGYGSAARFTAISIMEATRDKRSMYSDSTKVFIMESMGRHSGWLAASGSLASSDRFHGPQIILFPEVPFNEDAFIAKVDDVIVREGYCSIVASEALKRPDGSYISTAGYYDSFGNVQLGKIGQYLEKTIRDSLKCKVHVAIPDYLQRSSRHIASLIDWQEAVEVGALAVREALEGVSGVMVSIRRLSNRPYLKKYCTVDLERIANGTKDLPKEFISEDGFHVTEEFRSYALPLIQGEAPNLYLHGLPIYENLERRKVEKLL
- a CDS encoding pyridoxal phosphate-dependent aminotransferase; protein product: MEISKRGILMPSSPIRKLVPFAQKAKEKGVKVYHLNIGQPDIETPRVFYDYMNKLSDSVVSYSPSDGIRELKQAFSDYFQSWEIDVSADELLVTSGGSEAILFALAAVADPGDEIMLIEPFYANYKGFANMLGLNVRSATSKISNGYRLPADEELSKALTKRTRAILFSNPSNPTGVVYTERELRRLIDFARRNDLYIICDEVYREIVFDEIKPSSIMTLDSGQDIIIVDSISKRFSSCGARIGCVATKNSELYRTMMKFAQARLSPPTIAQLGTIGLLTLGKEYTDSVRREYELRRNVVFKELSKIDGIEMQKPSGAFYISVKLPVEDAEEFVKWMLTDFSYDGSTVMVAPLEGFYSSEGIGRKEVRIAYVLSSEKMKIAIEVLALGLKEYNRLFVSV